Part of the Anaerobacillus alkaliphilus genome, AAATGATGCTACTTTTATAAAAGCGTTAAGATCGTCATCTGAAATCTTTTTAATCGTTTGAACAACTTGTAGCCTTGACTCATTAGCATGTTCTTTAATAAAATTTTGGACGATCTTCTTTCCTTCTTTCGTTAACGACACTTCACGAGTTCTGGCATCATTTCCATTTTTCATAATTACTAACCCATCTTCTTTAAGTTTCGTCAACTGACGGAAGATATTAGAAATGTTGACTTGGGCTAGATATGTTAACTCTGTCATGCGAATATTCGGATGAAAATATAGGATCCACAAGTTCCGAAATCCTGGAAATGTCAATTCTTCATGGTTTAATTGATTTTTAATATCATTTTCTATAACAAAATTAAGACCTCGAATCATTGCATAAACTAAATAACTTTTCGATAGAAGTTCATTAGATGATACACTCATTTTTTATCCCTCATGATCATTTATGTAATAGGATAAGTATTACCAATTTTTTCAATTTTATTTTGAAATGGCTGTTTTCGCAAAGTTTGTTGCTTTCGTAAAAATCCCAAAATCCGGATTTTTACACAAAATACTAAGAATTCACAACTAAGTTAGTTAG contains:
- a CDS encoding MarR family transcriptional regulator, with translation MSVSSNELLSKSYLVYAMIRGLNFVIENDIKNQLNHEELTFPGFRNLWILYFHPNIRMTELTYLAQVNISNIFRQLTKLKEDGLVIMKNGNDARTREVSLTKEGKKIVQNFIKEHANESRLQVVQTIKKISDDDLNAFIKVASFLSTELIGSQFYEFVVRSSNEILETSL